A part of candidate division KSB1 bacterium genomic DNA contains:
- a CDS encoding ATP-binding cassette domain-containing protein, with product MIAFDAVSLCLNNRNILKNISFRIQRGETVVLVGSSGAGKSTILRLILGLMKPTNGRIFVLGKNIVSLSERQMNSIRRKFGLVFQSGALFDSLTLEQNVGFFLTENSNLSAREIRERVDEIMKFFGLENFMHYYPSQISGGMKKRVAIARAVITQPEALLYDEPTAGLDPLAARKVVSLISQLQKSFNMTSLIVTHEIHHFANVADRLLMLKNGTITYDGVFDLAILDEFEETETPSECIPNEVDYADIGEQSNG from the coding sequence ATGATTGCCTTTGATGCTGTATCATTGTGCTTGAATAATCGAAATATCCTGAAAAACATTTCGTTTCGAATCCAACGTGGCGAGACTGTGGTATTGGTGGGGAGCAGCGGAGCTGGTAAAAGTACTATTTTGCGACTCATCTTGGGATTGATGAAACCGACCAATGGAAGGATCTTTGTCCTCGGGAAAAATATTGTCTCTCTCTCTGAAAGACAAATGAATTCCATTCGTCGTAAATTTGGTCTTGTTTTTCAAAGCGGCGCCTTATTCGACTCGTTAACCTTAGAGCAGAATGTGGGATTTTTCTTGACAGAAAATTCAAATCTCTCGGCTCGAGAAATTCGTGAACGAGTGGATGAGATAATGAAATTTTTCGGCCTAGAAAATTTCATGCACTATTATCCCTCTCAGATCAGTGGCGGCATGAAAAAACGGGTGGCGATTGCGCGAGCAGTAATTACTCAGCCCGAAGCACTGCTCTATGATGAGCCCACTGCTGGACTTGATCCGCTGGCAGCTCGAAAAGTAGTCAGCTTGATTAGTCAACTTCAAAAAAGTTTCAACATGACCTCTCTTATTGTTACCCATGAAATTCACCATTTTGCTAATGTAGCAGATCGACTGCTGATGTTAAAAAACGGAACAATTACCTATGATGGCGTTTTCGACCTTGCCATTTTGGATGAGTTTGAAGAAACTGAAACGCCAAGTGAATGCATACCAAACGAGGTAGATTATGCAGATATCGGGGAGCAGTCGAACGGTTAA
- a CDS encoding MlaD family protein yields MQISGSSRTVKIGVLSLWALALFIILFIFYIVGTNQKLFTNKYHLYMFIPNAQGLNPGAFITLSGLKAGVVGEMKFAEKDGLQGIVVDLKIDRQFSDKITTSSIATVSTMGILGDKYVDISLGNFGDPPLQEGSFIRTSPPSEIGSIIASASEAIAEFKRTLENINALTQQVRAGSGTLGLLLTDSSTQNRVAQLLRNLNNIAERIQSGRGSLGQMVQDSSLFASLNHTATNLDRITSKINQGQGSLGKLVADSSLYLKVHAISTITDSILNSLQRGEGSGGKLLKDDVLYQQLLTLTRSLTILTEDIKQNPKKYVTIKVF; encoded by the coding sequence ATGCAGATATCGGGGAGCAGTCGAACGGTTAAAATTGGGGTGCTATCGCTCTGGGCATTAGCGCTTTTTATTATCCTGTTCATCTTTTATATTGTTGGTACCAATCAGAAGCTATTTACCAACAAGTATCATCTTTACATGTTTATCCCCAATGCGCAAGGTTTGAATCCAGGCGCGTTTATCACCCTTTCTGGGCTGAAGGCTGGCGTCGTCGGTGAAATGAAATTTGCTGAGAAAGATGGCCTTCAGGGCATTGTGGTCGATCTAAAAATCGACCGACAATTTTCCGACAAGATTACGACCTCATCGATCGCAACTGTCAGCACCATGGGCATTTTGGGAGATAAATATGTGGATATTTCATTGGGAAATTTCGGTGATCCCCCGCTCCAGGAGGGCTCATTTATTCGGACCAGTCCTCCTTCGGAAATAGGCTCGATTATTGCCTCCGCCAGTGAGGCCATCGCTGAATTTAAAAGGACATTGGAAAATATTAATGCACTCACCCAGCAAGTAAGAGCTGGTTCGGGTACCCTAGGTCTATTATTGACGGATTCATCTACTCAAAATCGAGTGGCCCAGCTCTTAAGAAATCTCAATAACATCGCTGAACGGATTCAGAGCGGCCGCGGCAGTCTGGGTCAGATGGTTCAGGACAGTTCGCTATTTGCCTCGCTGAACCATACGGCGACCAACCTGGATCGAATTACTTCCAAAATCAATCAAGGCCAGGGCAGCTTAGGAAAGTTGGTGGCCGATTCTTCGCTTTATCTCAAAGTGCATGCAATTTCCACGATAACAGATTCCATACTCAATAGCTTGCAACGTGGCGAAGGCTCAGGCGGAAAATTATTAAAAGATGACGTGCTTTATCAACAATTGCTCACATTAACCCGATCGTTAACGATTCTGACCGAAGACATCAAACAAAATCCCAAAAAGTATGTGACGATCAAGGTTTTTTAA
- a CDS encoding outer membrane lipoprotein-sorting protein, whose amino-acid sequence MKQFFFLFTFFLWSIAFAQEPSGEWILNQIDKNLTSENRIITSKMIIHGRRESRTIEAKSWVQGVEKSFTEYLSPAREKGTKMLKLEKMLWLYSPATDRIIQISGHMLRQSVMGSDLSYEDMMEDPKLSNNYDAKVIGSEIVDERDCWIVELTAKVSDIAYHSRKLWVDKERLIPLQEELFAKSGKLLKKMELKDVTNIQGRWYPKRMVFKDMLKVGQGTEFIVDSIQFDQAIPEYIFSKAALRK is encoded by the coding sequence ATGAAACAGTTCTTTTTTTTGTTCACTTTTTTCTTATGGTCAATCGCTTTCGCCCAAGAACCTTCAGGCGAATGGATCTTAAATCAGATCGATAAAAATCTAACCTCAGAGAATCGCATCATTACCTCGAAAATGATCATTCATGGCCGCAGGGAGAGCCGTACCATCGAGGCCAAATCTTGGGTGCAGGGCGTCGAGAAGTCATTTACCGAGTACCTCTCCCCCGCCCGTGAGAAAGGCACCAAAATGTTGAAGCTGGAAAAAATGCTCTGGCTCTACTCCCCTGCTACCGATCGCATCATTCAGATTTCAGGTCACATGCTGCGCCAATCGGTCATGGGCTCAGACCTGTCCTACGAAGATATGATGGAAGATCCCAAATTGAGCAATAATTACGACGCAAAAGTGATTGGCTCAGAAATCGTCGATGAACGGGATTGTTGGATCGTGGAGCTGACCGCCAAAGTGAGTGACATTGCCTATCACTCTCGCAAGCTCTGGGTGGATAAAGAAAGACTCATTCCTTTGCAAGAGGAATTGTTTGCCAAAAGCGGCAAGCTACTCAAGAAAATGGAGCTGAAAGACGTGACCAACATCCAGGGGCGCTGGTATCCGAAGCGGATGGTCTTCAAAGACATGCTCAAGGTGGGTCAGGGGACCGAATTCATCGTCGATTCGATTCAGTTCGATCAGGCAATTCCAGAGTATATTTTTTCGAAGGCGGCGTTGAGAAAATGA
- a CDS encoding nucleotidyl transferase AbiEii/AbiGii toxin family protein: MHVHWEALTAESKELFHLLSDLPFISDFYLGGGTGLALQLGHRLSVDLDFFSDSPEAVGIDQRKAIMEILKGEPSIKIIHDKDGTFVANWKTVGISFFRLNLHPLVKPPSLIKNIRIAAVEEIGAMKLAAILSRGTRKDYVDLYFILRQKSLDDLFKIAAVKYPYHTAFPAFAIRALTYFEDADAEPMPRMIKQVAWEEVKTFLNAQAMAVGRKNLELEKLWDKK, from the coding sequence ATGCATGTCCATTGGGAGGCGTTAACGGCCGAATCGAAAGAGCTTTTTCATCTTTTGAGTGATTTGCCATTTATTTCGGATTTTTACCTGGGAGGTGGAACGGGTCTTGCGCTACAACTCGGACATCGTTTATCAGTTGATCTGGATTTTTTCAGTGATTCTCCTGAAGCTGTGGGGATTGATCAGCGCAAGGCGATAATGGAAATTCTCAAGGGAGAACCATCAATTAAAATAATACATGATAAAGACGGCACTTTTGTTGCCAATTGGAAAACAGTGGGAATCAGTTTTTTCCGATTGAATTTGCATCCGCTCGTGAAACCACCAAGCTTGATCAAAAATATCCGTATTGCTGCCGTAGAGGAAATTGGGGCAATGAAATTAGCGGCCATTCTTTCCAGAGGGACTCGTAAGGATTATGTTGATCTTTATTTCATACTGCGGCAGAAATCTCTCGATGATCTGTTTAAGATCGCTGCCGTCAAATATCCATATCACACCGCTTTCCCTGCATTTGCTATCCGTGCTCTTACGTATTTTGAAGATGCGGATGCTGAGCCCATGCCACGAATGATCAAGCAAGTCGCATGGGAAGAAGTGAAAACATTTTTAAATGCCCAGGCAATGGCGGTAGGTAGAAAAAATCTAGAATTGGAAAAATTGTGGGATAAAAAATAA
- the pyrF gene encoding orotidine-5'-phosphate decarboxylase — MSFNERLNQICRKKNSLVCVGLDVDLNKVPAFILEKKEPLVYFCQAIIDATLPFAAAYKINTAFFEAHGVSGWAAMSKVATYLPDDVIKIADAKRGDIGNTSQMYARAFFQAMNFDAITVNPFLGYDAVAPFLEDEDNGAFILCHTSNKGAADFQKFSDGKKALFELVAEQVQLWNVRNNCGLVVGATFPDEMKHVRALAPELPFLVPGLGAQGGDFELAVRYAINENGMGAIFNFSRGIIYSSTGADFAEAAGTKTKQIKEDIIRIIENS; from the coding sequence ATGTCATTCAATGAGCGATTGAATCAGATCTGCAGGAAGAAGAATAGCCTGGTCTGCGTGGGGTTGGATGTTGATCTGAACAAGGTTCCCGCATTCATTCTTGAGAAAAAAGAGCCGCTGGTCTATTTCTGTCAGGCCATCATCGATGCCACTCTGCCTTTCGCCGCTGCCTATAAAATCAATACCGCCTTTTTTGAGGCGCATGGTGTCAGCGGGTGGGCAGCAATGAGCAAGGTGGCGACCTATTTGCCAGACGATGTCATCAAAATCGCTGATGCCAAGCGGGGGGATATCGGCAACACATCGCAAATGTACGCCCGAGCCTTTTTCCAGGCGATGAATTTCGATGCGATAACCGTTAACCCATTCCTCGGCTACGATGCGGTAGCGCCGTTTTTAGAGGATGAAGACAACGGGGCGTTCATCCTGTGCCACACATCTAACAAAGGGGCTGCGGATTTTCAAAAATTCAGCGACGGCAAAAAAGCGCTGTTTGAACTGGTGGCTGAGCAGGTGCAACTGTGGAACGTGCGCAACAATTGCGGTTTGGTAGTGGGGGCAACTTTTCCGGATGAAATGAAGCATGTGAGAGCACTAGCGCCCGAACTGCCGTTTCTGGTTCCTGGTCTTGGTGCGCAGGGCGGCGATTTTGAATTGGCGGTTCGCTATGCGATCAATGAAAACGGAATGGGAGCGATTTTCAATTTCAGTCGAGGGATCATTTACAGCTCGACAGGAGCCGATTTTGCCGAGGCTGCTGGAACAAAGACAAAGCAGATAAAAGAAGACATCATCAGAATCATAGAAAATTCTTAG